The following are encoded in a window of Halorarum salinum genomic DNA:
- a CDS encoding cell wall-binding repeat-containing protein, which yields MTTRLAGSNEYETATAFTQNVYTAINEHTRPGAAILINDSDLGAALPGVAVIHHPIDGAVLLTEQDSLPEATREEIERLHPEGVHVDGNVQVYLVGGERYISSGVRQTIEGMGLKTSRIPGDSPAEVAANVDQYLSTIHANHRDTTFIADLDDLRTAIPAQSWNAHGGDGFLYVDGDRIPEVTRRQLDARFDEAYMYLLGDESRISAQVARELAQFGHVQRIPQGSDPYKLSVGFAGYKDLGRNQGWVFGEWPRNIGWGIAESGHNFIFANPENWQTALPACVESHRGKHGPMLLVESDTIPAAVGNYLTNLTRPHEAAPYDRKYNHGWIVGDTNQISQRVQARLHTMLQEPGGGQ from the coding sequence ATGACGACCCGCCTCGCCGGGAGCAACGAGTACGAGACCGCGACGGCGTTCACGCAGAACGTTTACACGGCGATCAACGAGCACACCCGGCCGGGTGCGGCGATACTCATCAACGATAGCGATCTGGGTGCAGCGCTCCCGGGAGTCGCCGTCATCCATCATCCGATCGATGGCGCTGTCCTGTTAACGGAGCAGGACTCCCTGCCGGAAGCAACTCGTGAGGAGATCGAGCGGCTTCATCCGGAGGGAGTTCACGTCGACGGGAACGTGCAGGTGTACCTCGTCGGCGGTGAGCGATACATCAGCAGTGGCGTCCGGCAAACCATCGAGGGGATGGGTCTGAAGACGAGTCGCATTCCGGGTGACAGCCCGGCAGAGGTAGCGGCCAACGTCGACCAGTACCTCAGTACGATCCACGCGAACCATCGGGACACCACGTTCATCGCCGATCTCGACGACCTCCGGACGGCTATCCCGGCCCAATCTTGGAACGCTCATGGCGGTGACGGCTTCCTCTACGTCGACGGTGATCGTATTCCGGAGGTGACACGCCGCCAGCTCGACGCCCGGTTCGACGAGGCGTACATGTACCTCCTCGGCGACGAGAGCAGAATCAGTGCGCAGGTCGCCCGTGAGCTCGCACAGTTCGGCCACGTCCAGCGGATTCCGCAGGGATCTGATCCGTACAAGCTGAGCGTCGGGTTCGCCGGCTACAAGGACCTCGGCCGGAACCAGGGGTGGGTGTTCGGCGAGTGGCCACGGAACATCGGCTGGGGCATCGCCGAGAGCGGGCACAACTTCATCTTCGCCAATCCCGAGAACTGGCAGACTGCACTCCCCGCCTGCGTCGAAAGCCATCGCGGGAAACACGGTCCAATGCTCCTCGTGGAGTCGGATACCATCCCGGCAGCGGTGGGGAACTATCTGACGAACCTCACGCGGCCACACGAGGCTGCACCGTACGATCGCAAGTACAACCACGGCTGGATCGTCGGTGACACGAACCAGATTAGCCAGCGAGTTCAAGCACGGCTCCACACGATGCTACAGGAACCTGGAGGTGGACAGTGA